Part of the Bradyrhizobium sp. AZCC 1721 genome, GGAAGCCTCCGCCGACAAGTATCACGCCGTGGTCAAGTTCGACGTCGCCACCGGCGCGCAGGCCAAGGCCAAGCCGAATGCGCCGGCCTACCAGAACGTGTTCGGCCAGAGCCTGGTCAAGGAAGCCGAGAAGGACGACAAGATCGTCGCCATCACCGCCGCGATGCCGTCGGGTACCGGCGTCGACATCTTCAACAAGTCATTTCCGGAGCGCACCTTCGACGTCGGCATTGCCGAGCAGCATGCGGTGACGTTTGCGGCGGGGCTTGCCACCGAAGGCTACAAGCCGTTCTGCGCGATCTACTCGACCTTCCTGCAGCGCGGCTATGACCAGGTGGTCCATGACGTTGCGATCCAGAGCCTGCCGGTCCGCTTCGCGATCGACCGCGCCGGCCTGGTCGGCGCCGACGGCGCCACCCATGCCGGTTCGTTCGACAACGCCTATCTCGGCTGCCTGCCGAACTTCGTCATCATGGCGGCGTCCGACGAAGCCGAACTGGTGCACATGGTCGCCACGCAAGTCGCGATCAACGACCGCCCGAGCGCGGTGCGTTATCCGCGCGGCGAAGGCCGCGGCGTCGAGATGCCCGAGGTCGGCATCCCCCTCGAGATCGGCAAGGGCCGCATCGTCCGCCAGGGTAGCAAGGTCGCCCTGCTCTCGTTCGGCACGCGAATGGCCGAGTGCGAAAAGGCTGCCGACGAACTCGCCGCCCACGGCCTGTCCACCACCATCGCCGACGCCCGCTTCATGAAGCCGCTCGACGTCGATCTGGTGCTGAAACTGGCGCGCGACCACGAGGTGCTGCTCACCATCGAGGAAGGCGCGATCGGCGGCTTCGGCTCGCATGTCATGCAGACGCTGTCCGACCACGGCATGCTCGACGGCGGCCTAAGGATGCGTGCGATGATCCTGCCCGACGAGTTCATCGACCACGACTCGCCGAACGCGATGTATGCCCACGCCGGCCTCGACGCCAAGGGCATCGTCGCCAAGGTGTTCGACGCGCTCGGCAAGGACTACAAGACCGAGACGGTCAAGCTCGCCTGAGGCACAGCCCCTTCGGTTCTGCCCTGATCAGAACTGAAGGTCTGGCTCTTTCGCAGGTAAACCCATGAAGATCTATCTGGCAGGTCCCGATGTGTTCCTGCCGGACGCCATCGAGATCGGGCGCCGCAAGGTCGCGATCTGCGACCGCCATGGCGTGAGCGGCCTCTACCCCCTCGACAATACGGTCGATCTTGCAGCCGCTGACGCCTCGCTCGCCATTTTCAAGGGCAACGAAGCAATGATGGATGCGGCGGACGCGATCATTGCCAACCTTACGCCGTTTCGCGGCCCCAGTGCCGACGCCGGCACCGTCTATGAACTCGGCTACATGGCCGGTCGCGGTAAGCTGTGCCTGGCCTATAGCAACGACCCCGCGGTTTATGTCGAGCGGGTAAAGCGGAACTACGATGTGACCAGATCCGCCACCGGCCACCTGATCGACGGCGACGGGCTGGCGGTGGAAGATTTCGGCCTGCCCGACAATCTCATGATGATCCACACGCTCGATCTGCATGGTGCTAGACTGGTGACGCCGCGGCAGCGGCCGCAAGATATCTGGCACGATCTCACCTCGTTCGAGGCCTGCGTCGCTGTGGCGGCGGATCGCGCTACCGGCAAATCGGACTGAACTTGGCTGACAAGAGCGACAGCAAAACCTCTCCCCGCACGCGCGTGGACGTGCTGCTGGTCGAGCGCGGCCTGTTCGAAAGCCGCGCCCGCGCACGCGCTGCGATCGACGCCGGTGGCGTGACGGCCGACGGCAGGCCCGTGTTGAAGGCGTCGGAGATGATCGCCGCCAATGCCGAATTGTCCGCCCAGCCCGCGCATCCTTACGTCTCGCGCGGCGGCGTCAAGCTCGCCGGCGCGCTGGAGCAGTACCCGATCGAGATCGAGGACCATGTCTGCCTCGACGTCGGCGCCTCCGCCGGCGGCTTTACCGAAGTGCTGCTGCAAAACGGCGCCAGCCTCGTCTTCGCCATAGATGTCGGGCGCGGCCAGTTGCATCCCTCGCTGCAGAGCCATCCCAAAGTCGTGTCGATGGAAGAAACCGACATCCGCCAGTTCGAGGGCAAGCGCCTGCCCGCCCGGCCGGATGTCGTCGTGATCGACGTCAGCTTCATTTCCTTGAAGGCGGTGCTGCCGGTGGCGCTGGAGCTTGCGGCAGCGCCAACGCAGCTCCTGGCGTTGATCAAGCCGCAATTCGAGGCGGAACGAAAGCACTCCAAGCACGGCATCATCCGCAACGCGATGGTGCATCAGGCGATCTGCGACGACATCTCGGCGTTCGCCGCCTCGCTCGGCTGCACCGATATCCAGGTGTTTCCGTCGTCGATCAAAGGCGGCGACGGCAATATCGAGTTCTTCATGGGCGCGCGCCGTGGCTGAGAGCGAACGCCTCGTCATCGACCATGTCGGCCATCAGGGCGACGGCGTCGCCATATCAGGCGGCGGCAACATCTATGTGCCGTACGCGCTCGGCGGCGAAACAATAGAGGCCGGTCCGGTTCCCGGCCACCATCCCGACCGCCGGCAATTGCTCAAGGTCGAGACAGCGAGCGTCGAGCGCGTCGCACCGTTCTGTCCGCATTTCGGCGTCTGCGGCGGCTGTGCGATCCAGCACTGGGACGCCGAACCCTATCGCGCCTGGAAGCGCGAGTTCGTGGTGACGACGCTTTCGCAGGCAGGAATTGATTGCGACGTCGCAGCCCTAGTCGATGCCCATGGCGCGGGCCGCCGGCGCATCACCCTGCACGGCCGAATCGGAACGCATGGCGTGCTCAAGGTCGGCTATGCAGCGGCCGGTTCGCACGACATCATTCCGATCGACCGCTGCCCGATCCTCGATCCCCAACTGAGTGGCGCAATCGAGGCCGCCTGGGCCATCGCCGAGCCGTTGATCGCGATAGGCAAGCCACTCGACATCCAGATCACCGCGACCAATAGCGGCCTCGACGT contains:
- a CDS encoding TlyA family RNA methyltransferase, translating into MADKSDSKTSPRTRVDVLLVERGLFESRARARAAIDAGGVTADGRPVLKASEMIAANAELSAQPAHPYVSRGGVKLAGALEQYPIEIEDHVCLDVGASAGGFTEVLLQNGASLVFAIDVGRGQLHPSLQSHPKVVSMEETDIRQFEGKRLPARPDVVVIDVSFISLKAVLPVALELAAAPTQLLALIKPQFEAERKHSKHGIIRNAMVHQAICDDISAFAASLGCTDIQVFPSSIKGGDGNIEFFMGARRG
- a CDS encoding nucleoside 2-deoxyribosyltransferase, yielding MKIYLAGPDVFLPDAIEIGRRKVAICDRHGVSGLYPLDNTVDLAAADASLAIFKGNEAMMDAADAIIANLTPFRGPSADAGTVYELGYMAGRGKLCLAYSNDPAVYVERVKRNYDVTRSATGHLIDGDGLAVEDFGLPDNLMMIHTLDLHGARLVTPRQRPQDIWHDLTSFEACVAVAADRATGKSD